The window CCATAAGTGCTTGGGCTGTGGGAGAATTGTCAGAGTAACATATTAGTAAATTAGTATTTATAACCACATAAAAATTtcagagaaatttttttaaaaaacattgagaaggaataaaaaaataattaaaaaaagcttACGTGGGCACCTGAGCTAGCTTAAAGAAAGAGTCGAACTATGACCATAaattattttgcaatttttttgctacaattctACGTGGGAAACCAGTTAGTGAGTAACCATTCTTTACCTATGCacctatcaatttttttaatttttatacacCAGTCCCACCATGCTATGTCACAGTACCgcaagaaattgtaaaaaaaaattgtgatttaccTTTCCTTAATTAAATAATCGACTCCCGTTTTACCGGAAACAAAACTTGGCTTTTTCACTTCTCTCACTTGCCCTCTCCGTCGCTCACTCTCAAATAAACCCACCATCTCCCTCAAACTCGCTCTCGcactctgcctctctctctctcgtctcCATCTCATCACAGGTAATTTCTCTCTTCATCtcttttgggtttgatttagtttaggggtttgattttgatttgatttttctgtgATTGTGAATGTGAATAAGTGCTGATTTATACTtagggtttgattttgattttgatttacgcatgtatatgtatatatatatgtgagatACTAAGATGTACCATGTGACTATATGCTATATGTTATGCAATATTATAAACAATGTAAGAAGCAGGGGAATAGATAAGCTAGAAGATTTTGAAATCTGAATTTAGCAAGTGTAACAACCATGATATCAATGCTCTCTTCCtggtaataaaaaaaagtacgaGTCATTCTTAATGAAAACGCGGTTTCTTGTAGAGATTGGGCGGAATGAAGTGGAGAACAGAGTAACTGAATTTACAAAGAGTAAATGCTCTTTATATAGAGCTGTACAATAAGCTTAGGCTTTTatatcccccaaaaaaaaaaaaaacgttctaACAAACTAATAACAAATTCCCTAAAGTTTGGGATTAGTTATACTGAATTATACACGTGATCAAGGTGCATTTTacagggaaaaaaattgtacatataTCATCAAGAAAACTGGAATCGAAAGCTTGCAGAACGAAGAACAGGGAAGAAGATGAGGCTGGCTTGTCCACGCATCTTTATCAACACTGTGTCGTCAGCTTTAGTTAGTAAAACAATCATTAAAATGACGCCATTCAGCTTAAGTGAATgaatacctatcaaaaaaaatgtcACCGTTTATATTAACTCATACGCAGCTGTTTTGTAGCTGAGCTGGAATATAGCTGATAGAATCTTCTGTTCTTCTATCAGTTTCTTGGTCACGACCGGCTAAGGCTAATTTCCACCAGGATCTCATGAGGCCTTGGGAACCACTAGACCAACCCTTGGGGTTTGAGTAAGAGAAAATTTAGACCCTTGTGGCAAACCCATCCtgataatatttgattgacaaAATCCTTTGATGTTATTTGGAAACTATAAGCATCTGCCTCTTGGATCATATTAGGTCCTGTCAATTAACTTTCTAAGGTAAtgtatgatatatataaatttagaacTAGTTAAACTTTGTTGGTTTGAGTGCAGGGTGGTTTTGAGAGCAAATATTTCATTTAGCCCATAGCTTTGTGTTGATTTGGTGGTTGTAATTAGCTTTGTAAAAAACTTCGAAATTTAAGTATTAAAATGAGACAGTGTGAACTactaagagccttgtagctcaactggcacctcCTGAGGTTTCTAATGGATATAtgtagggttcaaatcccccaccCCCAACTATTGATGTTTAAAAAATGAGACAATGTGGACTTCTTTAattgttattgaatttttttatataggtaTCATTTCTGTTCTCATTTCTCATATGTTCTTTGTACGTGAAAATTGGGTTATAATTTGTTCCAAGTTACTTTAAGGTGTGTAGGATTTCCATGTTACTTTAATATATGAGTGTACAATGCACTTTGCATGTTTTCATCTTACTTGCAGTTCACTGTACATCTAGTACACAATATCATCTCAACATCCAGGTATACATTGCCGGAAAATTTCTGCAGTGATGTACTGTGAATACAAATTTGGATCTGGTCCAGCCCCAAAACTCTAATGAATAAAAGCATAAAAGCTAAAACAAAATCTAGCACAAAATATGTAACAATAACATCAAGAATGAGGACAGTAAATTTTGTGGGCCTATGTTTATACCTTTGAATCAATTGCTGCAAAATTATGAAGCTTGATAATAGCAAAGATTGCttgttaaattttgtttacTGTGCTTCCTTGACTGTTGGGTTATGCTAATGTGAAATGGTTTATGATGTGCTGATACATTACTTGTCAATATATGTaaattgaaattataatttgaacaatgtttaacattttaaattatgttattttagGATATTTTTTCCTTGTACATGGCATCCTTGTCAGCCCAAGCTGATTATGCTGCATTTGAAGAGAGGAGGAAACGGACAGTCTATCTTGATAACCTCTCACCACAAGTCACTGAACCTGTGGTGAGAAATGCTCTCAATCAATTTGGGAATGTTAAGAGCGTGCAATTTATTCCAAACTACATCGAACCAAGGAACATCCCGCAATGCGCATTGGTGGAGATGGAAAACACAAGGCAAGCTGAAGCTGTTTTGTCTGAGatcaaacaatttcattttatgatatctgggatgccaaggccggtGAGGGCACGTCATGCAGAAGTGGGGATGTTTGGTGATAAACCTAATATGCCTGGTAGAACGATACGGTGCCATTGGTTGGATGAGAGCAATCCTAATTTCAAAATTGCACAGAAAACAAAGGCTCTTATCTGGAAAAATGCTGCTGAATCTGCATTCTTACAGAAGGTAAGTTTTGGTggtttttgatattatttattccATTTTGTTAAAGTTCTTTATTACATGATTTTTTTGGAGTTGACTGTTTCTTCAATGTTGAACTTATTCAATGAGTTTCTTTTTGTAGCAAATACTGCAAGAAGAAGAGAAACTTGCAAGGCAGCAGGATGAAACTCTGAAAGCAAATTACAAGAAGTTCGAGTTGATAGACAGCATCACTTTGAATGATAAAACTGGTCCTGCAGACAAGTTAGCGAAGCATTATAACCTGAAGATTGCACATGATTGAAGAGGTTCTTTGTAGATTAACATTGCATTGTGATTGAATGCCCCATTTGTGAATACATCAAAGCAGGATGAGCATTGTTTTACAAATTTAGACGTTGCTTAACTCAGTTCATATCACGAGAACCAAGGTTAGAGGACTGTGGTATACAGTTTTAATCCCCAACTTTTGTAAAAAGCATTGCACATGCTAACTAGACGAATTGCTCTTTTACCTTTTGGTTATTATgttattctctctccctctcaattgATCTGAGGGGACTCTGAATGCGTGCATATTCTATTTGCCTATCTCATGGTATTAGAAGCAATGTTTTAAACTGAACCATTAAAAAGAACTGGAAAGGGAAGAAGTATAAGGTTTTGAATCGAATCCCGGTTTGATAGGAGGTAGATTCGTTTTAAGTTTGCACTTATGGTCATATAAATTTACACGTAATAGGTTAAAGGGGATTCTTTTAATTTggtttaaaagaatttttttgtttttttaaattgttaataTTATTAAGAAAGTTGAAAACTAAATGGAAcaaaacatatattattatgATCCACttcattttagttcaaaatGGAAATCTTCACTTGGAGAATCATGTAACTAACTGTTAATGAATATTGCAACATGCATGATGTGGTGAACAgtattttttaatgagaaatgatatgttcacaatatttttacaacatttttacaacagatcttaagtagttggttgttattgttagggcaaaaaagtaatcttagtgttaagtttaaatttaaatcaataacaactaaccacttatgatttgttgtgaaaatattgtaaaaatactaAGGATGtatcatttctattttttaatttacaaaaattcTAATACCAGCCACTTCATTATGTACCATTTCATTTTAGATAAAAATGAGGATGATTCAAATCGGtatttttctttgagtttttttacatgatatattttgttttaaaaactacaaaattatGAAAAGTTACATCtaaaaaatagtataatgaaAATAAACTGGCCCTTTAAAATGAAGCAAACACACAACTGCCGTCTCTTAGGCCCCTGATTCTACCATAGAGGCCAATGATAGACAATAGCCCCCCTCCCCAAACACAATTTATTCTAATATGAATAtctttttgtttaattgtttcatCCTTGGGATCAATTATAACTTAAtcgaataaaattttaaaaatttttattcgATAACACAACTTCTTTATGTGGgagcataaaaaaataaaaactcatttatcttgtataaactacaaaataccaaaaaaaaaaaattttttgagatttaggTGCGGTTTGGATTCCAGTTTCTTGCGTTTCCGCGTCacgtttttctctcttttttttttatttttatttttagccgTGAATGTTGACTTTtcccatgaatagtgcactgttcacaggacccACAAAGTCTAAATCTTCTACCTCACTTATCCTGCTCCACTTTATACTacaccaataaaaatttaccacATGTTCATCtgattaattaaatactaccattattgacttattaatactaccattattaattaatggtagTATTTAATTTATCAAGTGAATATatgacaagtttttattggtggagtatagagtggagcaagaaaaatgagacaaaaGATTTGGACTCAGACTCACAAACatcacttttcagtaactttttcattaaaaatgggtctcacgatactattcacacatttaaaaattattttgttacagtgttttcagttttcaactttcagctgtatccaaacagacccttagtgtcttatttattttttaaactgtGCTTCTGTAACTTCACGCTTATTTCAAAGTTTATGATTATTTTCTTGTCttctttttggtttatttgtggCAGTATGGTTGTAGTCGTGGTAGTGACTTTAGTgtgttgtttttatttgagagagagatagggaTAGAGACAGAAAAAAATAGGGGATATTGCCTCACCAGTATATAGCCAATCAAAATCCTCCCCTGTATTTCCTTAGATGAGCTCTTGAAAAGCCTCTTTCACTCGTTTCTTATCTTGCATTGAAGCATTCAACCCAACCCCACATtcacactctcacacacacgcGCACACACTCTTCCCCACATTACTCAAACCCAAGCCATCAAATTCCTCTTCCTCTACTCTCTCCTCCCACCCTTTTCTCTTCCTAATGCCCTCATAAACTCCCCACCACCACCCCcaccacctctctctctctctctctcaactaaATGGCCACCAATTCTCTCCAATCCttccaccaccacaaccacactTTCCTCAAACGCCATATCTCAGACACCAGTCCTCCTCTTATCTTCCTTAAAccccacaccaccaccaccaccacaaatacttctctctctcacactttCTCTAATTCCTTCACCACCTTTTCTCTATCCCCCACCACTTCCTTCACACCCTCCACTTCTCAAGCCATCTCCTTTGACCTCCTCCAACAACACCTCTCCACCAAAAACTTCAAACAAGCTGACGAAGAAACCAGGCGTCTCCTCATTGTCCTGGCTGGTGAGGCTGCACAAAAGCGTGGCTATGTGTTCTTCTCTGAGGCCCAATTCATCCCAGAACCAGACCTTAAAACCATTGATGAACTTTGGAGACAACACAGCAACAACAAGTTTGGATACAGTGTTCAGAAGAGAATCTATGAGAAAGCTGACAGAGACTTCACCAAGTTCTTCGTCAAGGTTGGGTGGATGAAAAAGCTTGACACTGAGGTTGAGCAATATAACTACAGGGCTTTTCCTACGGAGTTCATTTGGGAGCTCAATGATGATACCCCAGAAGGTCATTTGCCATTAACTAATGCTTTGAGAGGAACACAATTGCTTAACAGCATTCTAACTCATCCGGCTTTTGAGACCatggaagaagaagataaagaacaAGAAGGTAAGGTTTTTGAAGAAAGTAGTAGCAATAATGGGGGATTGAAGGGGTTAAGGGATGCCTCAAAACCTTTGAGCAACGGGGTTTTCAAACCAGACTACAGCTTTTGAGAGTATGAGAATTCTACAATGTGTGCATAGCCACTAATACCCCAGAAATTACcattaatttgggtttttatatttgtaatgAAAGTGGTTGATTGAATCATTGCTTAGTACTTTATCTTTTCTAATAGTATTTCCTTTGTTTTTACGAAGAATGTTTATATAAGAAAACTGATGTGATACGGAAGAGTGTGCCCAATGGGAGAGAATACGAGTAATTGTTGTTACCTTGACTAATATAGTAATCTGTGGTGTTTGGAGGGTGGTGACAAAGCATGAGGCTGCCCTTCTGTTCTTTTGCCTGTTGCTAGTTGTAGTGGTTGGGAAAACATTTTGATGGTCTGGTTGTTTGATGCTAAAACCGTGCTTCGAGGTCACGTCTTGCCTTTGTTTTATTTGgtctttttctatttgtttttttaataatttgataagaGAAAGAGACTTTGATccataaacataaataataaaaaaatcaaattaaataaagagaaaagttAACAAATGCTCTAAGTGTATtcgttaataaactattttaagaaagtttatatgtaaaaagaaaaaaaaaattaatattttaataacttttttaattttcaataaaaatgatataataatttttttaaatgatttattaactATTGTTTTAAAGATACCCGTTTATATGacccttaaataaattacaaGATATGACTTTGTACTATAGAGTGGTAGGTTCGGAAATCCCACTACAAAAGGGATCTTACTTAGGCTTACTAGTGTAATGCAAGTTCAAAGACAGTGGCCTTTTTGTCTCGACACTAAGTTATTCTaacttcctttcaaaaaaaaaaagttattctaACTACGTTCAGAATGATAAAGCAATATTTATGTGTTCATGAATTAAACTTAGGAGTTAGGATACGTTTGGTACTTGGtgattacataaaaataatatgtatAGAACATCTCATAATTAAGTTGATGAAAATTTCATTCATCTTAATCATAAATTGGTGTGAGTTagaactgtaaaaaaaaaaaaaaaaaaaaaaatgaagttattAATAAACAATTCAGAGTTTGTTTTGTTAAGTTGTTTGTTcaaagtttaaactttaaaaaaaaaaaattgtagaaaaagtttaaactcatttaactaAATGAACCAATTTTGAACTCAGGTTTGAAACTTGATTAATTCACAAACCAAGCTTGAACAAAACTAAGTTCAGATCAATATGTTTATGAACATCGAAGATAATATTATCCGTACTTAATTAACATAAGCAACTTTGaagaaaatttatcaaaaatacatattatttattgttttctaaATAATATTACTATGGAAGAgtaaattgaattaattagaaATCTTTTAGCATAAAGTTTTGGTGGCTTAGATGCAATAAGAAAGGTAGAAGCATaggatttttaaataaaagttgtatcaagttaatttatttaatcaagATAACAAAACTTGTTAATTTATAACGGTAGTGGAAAAATGAACAATTTATTATTTGACTTTTTATAAATTAGCAGTCATTTGAGATGGACAAAATGgaagtgttaaaaaaaagtggcacgcatgtgtatatatatacattcgtgtttttttttttttttttttctctgttatgttattttattttatttttttataggaaattcTCTATTAATGTTTGTTGTACACgcaaagttctctctctcttcaaaaacGATAGATAATTctattgaagaaaaatgaagattaTATATTAGAGGTAGCAAGTTGAAAATGATaatcaagagtcttgtaatttAACCAACATATCTTTATGTGTTCAATCTAAATATTTAtagtgtgtttggcaaaaattatttttgccaacttatttt of the Quercus robur chromosome 10, dhQueRobu3.1, whole genome shotgun sequence genome contains:
- the LOC126702797 gene encoding uncharacterized protein LOC126702797; amino-acid sequence: MASLSAQADYAAFEERRKRTVYLDNLSPQVTEPVVRNALNQFGNVKSVQFIPNYIEPRNIPQCALVEMENTRQAEAVLSEIKQFHFMISGMPRPVRARHAEVGMFGDKPNMPGRTIRCHWLDESNPNFKIAQKTKALIWKNAAESAFLQKQILQEEEKLARQQDETLKANYKKFELIDSITLNDKTGPADKLAKHYNLKIAHD
- the LOC126702417 gene encoding tetrapyrrole-binding protein, chloroplastic, producing MATNSLQSFHHHNHTFLKRHISDTSPPLIFLKPHTTTTTTNTSLSHTFSNSFTTFSLSPTTSFTPSTSQAISFDLLQQHLSTKNFKQADEETRRLLIVLAGEAAQKRGYVFFSEAQFIPEPDLKTIDELWRQHSNNKFGYSVQKRIYEKADRDFTKFFVKVGWMKKLDTEVEQYNYRAFPTEFIWELNDDTPEGHLPLTNALRGTQLLNSILTHPAFETMEEEDKEQEGKVFEESSSNNGGLKGLRDASKPLSNGVFKPDYSF